From a single Apium graveolens cultivar Ventura chromosome 2, ASM990537v1, whole genome shotgun sequence genomic region:
- the LOC141690522 gene encoding uncharacterized protein LOC141690522, whose product MVSVEVGSGSLHIDRYAEEDVKIDQGLHLDLLEETRDNSQLRLAAYQQNAARYYNKKVKGHLLKVGDLVLQKVMPNTRNPQHGVFGANWEGPYKIKVILWKGTYNLEDLEGKLVPRAWNMGYL is encoded by the coding sequence ATGGTTTCCGTGGAAGTTGGTTCGGGATCACTTCACATAGATCGTTACGCGGAGGAAGATGTAAAAATTGACCAGGGACTTCACTTGGATCTTTTGGAAGAAACAAGGGATAATTCCCAATTAAGGCTCGCGGCATATCAACAGAATGCCGCAAGGTACTATAACAAGAAAGTAAAGGGACATCTGCTGAAGGTGGGAGATCTGGTGCTTCAGAAAGTGATGCCAAACACAAGAAATCCCCAGCATGGAGtatttggagctaattgggaaggaccgtacaaaATAAAAGTAATCTTATGGAAAGGAACATATAACCTTGAAGACTTGGAAGGAAAGCTTGTTCCGCGAGCATGGAATATGGGATATCTCTAA